Within Topomyia yanbarensis strain Yona2022 chromosome 2, ASM3024719v1, whole genome shotgun sequence, the genomic segment TTTTAAacatatattagaatataaaaatcggaaataaacttaaagcataaaaatcggacagaaatctttcagcataagaatcgcttaaatcttaaaaagttctcacccgtaaaactcagcaaggatgaacctccagtataaaaatcgtttaaaaaataaataaatcgttcgtagaagcatccgtatatcttagtgttcaagattaaaagtcggctatcAAAAAGTACTTATAATCGGACATATTTTTCCGGTTTTTTGCTGATGATTTTTTATCCGActgtcccagtccgatttttatacttgaagtttatatccagtttttatattctaatacaTTTGAAATGGGTTTTAAgtagcatgttctgtccttgcgacttttatttgcGGTCGctcaattattctaattattattcaactaaattaatcgtcactattgttcatttggtacccttaatattctctacaacttgttatttgatactttatccctatcgcatTTCATtgcgctgcaatttaatagttaacacagcatgacctcatcacaaatgtagtgggttctaaatcgttgtttttggagataaaatgattttgcttcgaaactaaaagagataattgaatgaagtcaaagaaagaattgtagaacttgctgagatgcattaattccatgataataatggtaatgtttactatttactattttaagaaaataacgaaaatgctaataaaaacactaattttaaactaattaacatctaaaagaatactaaattcacttaactgaaaggatttttttaaattcgtttatttgacacggctcaatgcgttaacttagaggagccatgggtcttttatatatttacaaaaagtaaaaaataaaaaaaaacaataaattttattttgagcctgtaagatcccgtgcgcgcaacttgctattgggagcggagatcttttttcgcgtcgggaCGATGTTGCTTTTTTCGCCAACTTCCGGGTCATCCATGTCTGTCtcgttagtttgtccttgatatgtacaaagagttcgctgtgtaatggtatcacccccttctgtgatgtactgcagggtaaggtaggagggaatgggaaCGCATTCTGACCACAAAAACacaatttgaaatacctgggaagtagtttctccatgtgtcctccgtgatagattccactgctccgaaatgcgacatgaatcttttaattgccactttgcaagtaagtggagataaatcatgtaatttaacttcaatattcccattatccatgtatatagCGATCTTGATTTAAGCGTTGTCACAAAcaagcacgtgttttaagttgttctgcgaaatgaatcttttcgcctgggcgaatttgttgaaggttatcagcaccgcatgcctgacgtgctcaagctgtatgcaggtgacttccgaaaaccgaagctgcattttcaccttcagcagatgttccacatcacgaatacttggtcttatgcgaaaagacctgaagtcaatggccactgtgttaggccgaataatcacgttttgttgatcagactcagtcatcttgatagatcacgcaagaataaaaataacggtattctttgttcttcagacaatgcgCACAAGTAATtgtttttttcgttcgctttgcactggTTCGGATAGAAGCAGgagcacactgagtatcgttaccgatgcctttgatggttgaaaatagacaGACTAAAAGGAATTAATTCATTTTCCTTGCAAAATTATCCTGGTTTTCGAATAAAAACAAGAAAAGGTagaataagtgccatactttttcaataagagctagtattagtgaatatgagataaaaatatccaagttcaataacccaaactcatgaaaacgagacaagataagtgtatcatgtcaaagaacaaattatgtaactcttcaagactaacagtttgaattattaaaatggcgATGTTACCTATTAAGATTTttgcgaaatgaacgaaatatcgattaaaagtgttaaattttaaataaactactgtgaaatggttacttaacctcattaactGGAACAtttgatgaaatttttcaacgggaaattttctcacctatacaatggatctaaaagatttgaaatacaaagtatattttttgagttagagctattttaagacaactaagtttttaacacaaatagttcaataacttagtaacggttgagatttgatggtgtatgtagaacgattttttctccaaatatgacagtcaatcatccctcgagaggttcttagccatgaaccaaacaccctgtatataagTTTTCGTTTCATTTTTATACTTTTTAGTGGTCAGAGTTATCGATATTTTTAGGATTTCTAACTTAAATTAATGCCTAGCTCGTTACAAAAGAGGTTTGCACTTTTCTGGTAAgactttaatttaaaaaaatttcatcttCATATCTCTAAATGCGTTAGAAATTATGTTTTACGTTTCTTTGTAGAGAGCGAGCCAGGACAAGAtgtagagcgagtaaaggcgctataatctaggctcattagccaggacagggctaaatacttctgtcccatcccatcCCATGAACCTAGgtccaaaggagtgacattaactctCTTAGCCaaatcactcccaacgatttattaaatccccatcaaattgaaacggtcggtacggttgtccacggtTTTTCCTTATTCTAGGTTTGAAATAGTTCGTTGAttgaattcttcattaaatgaaaaatttagttgccgtataattttgtatCATCTTCACTTTGTACGTTGCACAGTTGGCCTGACCgttttaatgattgtgtcacatatcatatgtaccacaaacattaatattgacaagaaaaaatgtaggcgaacgtctgcaattttccaggatacctacatgtattggctttGTATGTGTAGACCAAACTAGACTAGATTAGAAGAGTTTTTACATTTATTCCTTCTACTAAAAGCAATGGATTTGACAGAGTGTAAGATGCCAGCTTATGTGGTGTCATTACACATTAAACAAGAGAAAAATATGTTTATATTGttggatgaatttttttttatagaaatgGGAGAACGTaccttaagaaaagtgaagttgctagccgatttataggcGTAATCAAGCTTCACGAAATTCAGCTGAAGACACCCAATCACGAAAACATCAACGAGGATCAAAAATAtatgttcattaattttcagtttAGGACCCAGacgtctcacccgcacatacAGCATCTCTCCCGATTTggtattttctttaaaaatgttcatggaaatttgattttttcataacaaAAACCATTCCAGTGTATTTAGATTCTTGTCGCAAttgaaaaacattattttatcTAATACtgtatggtttactttgatgcaggattgatttttagaaaagtgctacatctctcccgaaattacccatTCATGAAATAATGATGTCTCACATAGCCATAACAATTCAGGTGCTGAAATTTGACTTCTCTACTGATTCCCAATATACAGTGTGTTTGCAGGCTTAGTTCTATATatgtgatttttttgtttcgattatagaggatttaaaAACCTTAGGGTCTTTGGCAGGCTGAAATAatatctttagaaaaatctcaattcCTATGTGCGGTTCCTATTACGAACCGAATTCAGGTGAGCTGCAAACatggcaatcaatttaccaactttgTTATGCCCGCCACCAATAGTGTTAAATTTCTCTATACTTATTACCAGCGTCCTATCTCCTGTAACTTCAGTACACATATAATAACATAACTCGCCGGAAAATTTATTAGACCCAACTATTAGCATCTCGGAAAAAAATCATGATAATTAGATTGAATACTATTCAATTCTGTTATGAATTacaaattgaaatttgaaagaCAAAACGAAAATGAGAAATAGAACACCCCTGAAAGTATGCTTGTTGATGTTGGTTATATTTCATTCTCATTTATTGTAAATAGGTCTCATTGACTTTTTCATAGTATACCAAATCCTTTGGAAGGTTTTTGCTGCTGTCCGCCGGTGAGAAGACCAGTAAGTCCGCTCACAGCTTTTCCTAAATTTCCAAGGCCTTCTCCTAAAAATTTACATGAAATTGTCTTCAATGACTCCAACCGAGCTCCCCAAATCGATAATTGACAGAATCTGCAATAAAAGTGATTGTCGAAATTTTTATGTCCTAATAATAATTGGTAGAACCTACCTAAAATCATTCTCTAATGTTACTTTTTCGCCGATTTTCATGTACGGAGTTCCTTTGCTAGAAAAAGGCTTAAACAAACTATCGTCCCCTGAGCTGTTAGCATTCATATGAGCAAACTTAACGATTAATGTGACAAATGATTGTCTTGCATTGGTGTCTCGTTTGGATTTGACAGCGGCCCTTGCAATCAAATTACCGTGTATGTCGTGTGTATCAAAGAGAATACCCAATTCATCACCATGTCCAACTGCTTCTTTTCGTTTATCTGGGCTTTGTTTCGACACCAACGGAAGACCACCAAGAAAATCACTTCCTCTAGTGCTATCCGATCGATGTTCGAAACTATAGAAGAATGATTTGGATGTTTTACTCCACGACTGCGCTGTCACTATTGCTGGTAGATTGAATACGGCGTCTGTAGTTGCTTCAAccagtttgtcgaagacttgtGACACATTCCATGATTTTGGTATTTCCAAGTACTTTGATAATTCTAGAACACTTCCCAGCGAATCCAACATAGCGATGGACTTATTAAGTTTCAAGAAACCATCCAACCCAACAATTTTACTagttgttttcaaaaagtttgTTGCAGAGCCGAATGCCGATTCAACTTCTTTAACGTCGATTCCATTGGCTGTTTCGTCTTTTGACACTCCAATCAACAAGGGAACGTTCTGTGAATTTTCTTTCATGATCGTAACCGAGGGTTCTTCTACTAAAATGCCTTGCAATCCTCGATCATCATCTTTCTGCTCAACAGTTGGACTAATTCCAACATTTCCAGTCAGTGATTTCACGGCTCTTTGGTCACTCAAACGACTAACTTGTAGCTCGCTATCAACTTTGATAATTTCATCTACGGATCTCTCCCGCATACACTTTACTATTTCAGTTTCGTTGCCAGCAGAACAGCTATGCCTTGACACAATTTCATTCAACGATGTTACTGGTTCCGAATCATATGAATTCGGTTGCAACGATGAACCAGACATTGCCACAACTCCACTTATTGAGCTGCGAGCCATGACGGCTGATGATAAAATCATTGCAGCCCTTGCTCCGGACCCATGTCCTATCACCTTAATCTGATTGGGATCGCCTCCGAACCACGAAACATAATCTTTCACCCAACGTACTGCAGTGGCCATATCAAGCAAGGCTAGGTTTCCAGAAAAATCACGACTTCCATCACCAATGATACCAAATGATCCTAAACGGTACTGAATAGGAATAAAGATGACTCCGTTCTGTGTTAATGGACCCGCACCAAATTGAGCCGCTGATCCATAACGGTATCCTCCGCCATGAATCCACACTAGCACTGGTAAACCCGTAGTTTCGTCAGGCATTTGAGGAGTGAAAATGTTTAGTAATAAGCAGTCCTCGTTTCCGACTACTTTGTAGGGATTGTTCGGCTCTGGTTGCGGACAAGGTGGGCCATTATTAATCGCATCTATGTCACCGCTCAATCGCTTAAATCGAGGTCTCTGGAAACGGTACTCTCCTGTAGGAGCATCCGCATAACGTACCCCGCGGAAGGAATACAGACCCGTTTGCCGATTTCTAGTTCCTTCGAGACGGGCGGATTTCCCCACATATCGCACAAAAACTACTGGATCGTCGACCGGCGGTGGCGCCGCCGGTATCCCTCCAACGATGGCATCACCACTATTTACGACCATCAGCAGCAGTATCAGTATGAAACTGACCGACGTAATCGATAGTCGAATGAAATTCATCCTAGCCCTGCCTATATTTAACCATGGAACTGATTTCGTTTCATTTCACTTTTCGCTACAACGGAACTATTGTCACTGGTTAAGTCTCTAGCTTTATACTAACGCCACTCTTATCAACACTGTACAGCGGATGCATTTATGCATACAGATGTAGTCGCGCAGTGGATCACTTGTGCTGATTATTTGTTTTATcgtcattttgatttttttcggtTCGCGGGCGTTGGATGATAGATGAACAAATGTAATTAAGATTATTTAAATGTGATTTTTGGAATTAACGTAAAACTATTAGAAACAATTGTTCGTTAAATCGGCATCGGCTAACAATATTCGGCAAAATGTATCAATGTAACAAGTATGCTCGGTTGCAGTTTTTAATC encodes:
- the LOC131683741 gene encoding carboxylesterase 5A, coding for MNFIRLSITSVSFILILLLMVVNSGDAIVGGIPAAPPPVDDPVVFVRYVGKSARLEGTRNRQTGLYSFRGVRYADAPTGEYRFQRPRFKRLSGDIDAINNGPPCPQPEPNNPYKVVGNEDCLLLNIFTPQMPDETTGLPVLVWIHGGGYRYGSAAQFGAGPLTQNGVIFIPIQYRLGSFGIIGDGSRDFSGNLALLDMATAVRWVKDYVSWFGGDPNQIKVIGHGSGARAAMILSSAVMARSSISGVVAMSGSSLQPNSYDSEPVTSLNEIVSRHSCSAGNETEIVKCMRERSVDEIIKVDSELQVSRLSDQRAVKSLTGNVGISPTVEQKDDDRGLQGILVEEPSVTIMKENSQNVPLLIGVSKDETANGIDVKEVESAFGSATNFLKTTSKIVGLDGFLKLNKSIAMLDSLGSVLELSKYLEIPKSWNVSQVFDKLVEATTDAVFNLPAIVTAQSWSKTSKSFFYSFEHRSDSTRGSDFLGGLPLVSKQSPDKRKEAVGHGDELGILFDTHDIHGNLIARAAVKSKRDTNARQSFVTLIVKFAHMNANSSGDDSLFKPFSSKGTPYMKIGEKVTLENDFRFCQLSIWGARLESLKTISCKFLGEGLGNLGKAVSGLTGLLTGGQQQKPSKGFGIL